From Shewanella psychrophila, a single genomic window includes:
- the cysS gene encoding cysteine--tRNA ligase produces MLKLYNSLTRQKEEFKPLQPGKIGMYVCGITIYDLCHIGHGRTFVSFDMIVRYLRYSGYEVNFQRNITDVDDKIIKRAAENNESCESLTERLIGEMHKDFDALNMKRPDFEPRATLHMPEIIDMVEKLIEKEHAYVSDNGDVLFSVSSFPEYGRLSGQNLEQLQAGARVEVEDTKRDPMDFVLWKMSKPGEPTWESPWGAGRPGWHIECSAMNSKHLGQHFDIHGGGSDLQFPHHENEIAQSCCAHDTPYVNYWMHTGMVMIDKEKMSKSLNNFFTIRDVLKHYDAATIRYFLLSGHYRSQLNYSEDNLKQAKSALERLYTSLKGLDLTVDAAGSEEFVAKFNSAMDDDFNTPEAYSVLFEMVREINRLKGSDIAQASALGVKLRELAEVLGLLEQDVDVFFKGEGSDDEVAQIEALIVERNRARAEKDWPAADVARDGLNVLGVILEDGPSGTTWRKK; encoded by the coding sequence ATGTTGAAGTTATACAATAGTCTGACCCGCCAAAAAGAGGAATTCAAACCATTACAGCCAGGGAAAATTGGCATGTATGTGTGTGGGATCACCATCTATGACTTATGTCATATCGGTCACGGTCGTACTTTTGTCTCTTTTGATATGATCGTCAGGTATCTGAGATATTCAGGCTATGAAGTGAACTTTCAGCGAAACATTACCGATGTTGATGACAAGATCATCAAGCGTGCGGCTGAGAATAATGAAAGTTGTGAATCTTTAACTGAGCGTTTAATTGGTGAGATGCACAAGGATTTTGATGCGTTAAACATGAAGCGCCCGGATTTTGAGCCCAGAGCCACCCTGCATATGCCGGAAATTATCGATATGGTTGAGAAACTTATCGAGAAAGAGCATGCCTATGTTTCTGATAATGGCGATGTGTTATTTAGCGTTTCATCTTTCCCTGAATATGGTCGCTTATCGGGGCAAAATCTTGAGCAACTGCAAGCCGGTGCTCGCGTCGAAGTCGAAGACACTAAGCGCGATCCTATGGATTTTGTGTTGTGGAAGATGTCTAAACCGGGAGAGCCTACTTGGGAGTCTCCGTGGGGGGCGGGTCGTCCGGGATGGCATATTGAATGTTCGGCAATGAACAGCAAGCATCTGGGGCAGCACTTCGATATTCATGGTGGTGGTTCAGATCTACAGTTTCCACATCACGAGAACGAGATCGCTCAATCTTGCTGTGCCCATGACACGCCTTACGTGAATTATTGGATGCACACAGGCATGGTGATGATCGACAAGGAGAAGATGTCAAAATCATTGAACAACTTCTTCACCATACGTGATGTACTCAAGCATTATGATGCAGCAACGATTCGTTACTTCTTGTTATCGGGTCATTACCGTAGTCAGCTCAACTATTCGGAAGATAACCTTAAGCAAGCTAAATCTGCACTCGAGCGTTTGTATACTTCATTAAAAGGCTTAGATTTAACTGTTGATGCCGCAGGGTCGGAAGAGTTTGTCGCTAAGTTTAATTCGGCGATGGATGATGATTTTAATACGCCTGAAGCTTACTCAGTACTGTTTGAGATGGTGCGTGAGATTAACCGCCTTAAAGGCAGTGACATCGCACAAGCGTCGGCATTGGGTGTTAAATTAAGAGAGTTGGCCGAGGTATTAGGTCTACTGGAACAAGATGTAGATGTGTTCTTCAAGGGTGAAGGCAGTGATGATGAAGTGGCTCAAATCGAGGCATTGATAGTCGAACGTAATCGTGCCAGAGCCGAGAAAGACTGGCCTGCTGCTGATGTGGCTCGAGATGGTTTAAATGTCTTAGGTGTCATCTTAGAAGATGGACCAAGCGGCACCACTTGGCGTAAAAAGTAA